The following are encoded together in the Vanrija pseudolonga chromosome 7, complete sequence genome:
- the SPBC460.05_3 gene encoding putative transporter yields the protein MARLDRDKRLKGHADCDSPPTPTPSTMSDTKEKLRTDSEGDVSVVAQVDDLIAAEGEFTEEEYSCLKRKFDWILMPMLMLLYGIQYSDKTSLSSGVIFGLRDDTHMTLAQYSTLTAFFYMAYALAQYPMMWFLQRVPLGRGLAVCIIIWGAMVMLLAACNNYAQLAAVRTFLGWFEAVVTPGFALFTSSWYLRREQTHRQNLYYSMNTFFAIVFGLGIYYIAKNAQDRGGLAAWRVINLFLGSVTVGLGIIFLIFGGTPDEVWWLTAREKRMAKARIISNGTGTGGQHKWDWSQVKECLYDQQFWLAVVYNITSNIPNGSITTFNTLVIQSFGFTNLQTIMYNLPGYAVACTSIVACGFAVHYWPKTRFPLAIIMQMFTFVALIYAGTDKHSGKWTKWAIWTVFSHQFAIGCFLTAWPMISLNVAGRTKKSFFGGSSLLAYCIGNIIGSQVMRPSDAPRYFKGLTVSAVFMLFSTVNLGHWWWYLWWQNKKRDQEFAASGMTVEEREHLNRVAGENDVTDLKNKHFRYIY from the exons ATGGCCCGCCTGGACCGGGACAAGAGGTTAAAAGGACATGCAGACTGCGACTCACCACCTACCCCCACGCCAAGCACCATGTCAGACACAAAGGAGAAACTCAGGACCGACTCTGAGGGCGACGTGTCAGTCGTCGCCCAAGTCGACGACCTCattgccgccgagggcgagttcAC TGAGGAAGAGTACAGCTGCCTCAAGCGCAAGTTTGACTGGATCCTCATGCCCATGCTCATGCTCCTGTATGGCATCCAATACAGCGACAAGACGTCGCTCTCTTCTGGTGTCATCTTCGGTCTCCGCGACGACACCCACATGACGCTCGCCCAGTACTCGACCCTCACCGCCTTCTTCTACATGGCATACGCGCTAGCACAGTACCCCATGATGTGGTTCCTCCAGCGCGTACCCCTCGGTCGAGGCCTTGCCGTGTGCATCATCATCTGGGGAGCCATGGTcatgctcctcgccgcctgcaACAACTATGCCCAGCTCGCTGCTGTGCGCACATTCCTGGGATGGTTTGAGGCTGTCGTCACCCCCGGCTTCGCCCTCTTCACCTCATCGTGGTACCTGCGTCGCGAGCAGACGCACCGTCAGAACCTGTACTACTCGATGA ACACCTTCTTCGCCATCgtcttcggcctcggcatctACTACATTGCCAAGAACGCACAAGACCGTGGTGGGCTCGCCGCGTGGCGGGTTATCAACCTCTTCCTTGGTTCCGTCACCGTGGGCCTCGGCATCATCTTCCTCATCTTTGGAGGCACCCCCGATGAGGTCTGGTGGCTCACTGCGCGCGAGAAGCGCATGGCCAAAGCCCGCATCATCTCCAACGGCACCGGAACAGGAGGACAGCACAAGTGGGACTGGTCGCAGGTGAAAGAGTGCCTCTACGACCAGCAGTTCTGGCTCGCGGTGGTGTACAACATCACCAGCAACATCCCCAATGGCAGTATCACGACGTTCAACACCCTCGTCATTCAATCATTCGGCTTCACCAACCTCCAGACGATCATGTACAACCTGCCCGGATACGCTGTGGCGTGTACCTCGATTGTGGCGTGCGGCTTCGCGGTGCACTACTGGCCCAAGACGCGCTTCCCCCTCGCGATCATTATGCAGATGTTCACGTTCGTCGCGCTCATCTACGCCGGCACGGACAAGCACTCGGGCAAATGGACCAAGTGGGCTATTTGGACTGTCTTCAGCCACCAGTTTGCCATCGGTTGCTTCCTCACCGCGTGGCCCATGATCTCGCTCAACGTCGCCGGTCGCACCAAGAAGTCGTTCTTCGGCGGCTCCTCCCTGCTCGCCTACTGCATCGGCAACATTATCGGCTCGCAGGTGATGCGTC CCTCCGACGCGCCGCGTTACTTCAAGGGTCTGACCGTGTCGGCCGTCTTCATGCTCTTCTCCACTGTCAACCTTGGCCACTGGTGGTGGTACCTCTGGTGGCAGAACAAGAAGCGTGACCAGGAGTTTGCCGCCTCGGGAATGACCGTCGAGGAACGCGAGCACCTCAACCGTGTTGCTGGCGAGAACGATGTGACAGATCTGAAGAACAAGCACTTTAGGTACATCTACTAG
- the SPCC417.10_14 gene encoding putative transporter — protein MAQRTSIDKEKDFETAVSAPVDDISPEDDKRIRRKIDAIVLPAMFIIFCLQFLDKICMSYAAVMGFMEDNHLTTGQFTWLGSILWLGFLIGQYPQNLLMQRFPIPKVLAVNIVIWGVVLCMMAVAHNFAGLMGCRFLLGFCEACVTPGFAVMTGQWYKVREQGARTGFWLSFAGLGFIIGGSMGYGLAQANDQGKLALAGWKVLFIILGVVTVASGVAFGLVVPNSPSTAWFFNEEDRKLAVLRVRANQQPTKSEWDWKQCREAILDPLTWCYAGVAFFCMIPSGGTGILFTLLIKSFGFTSLQTLLLGMVNAWLSFNYAFFPWLGDKIKNRCAVAAVWPLVGIAGLAMVWAVPTHLRVVRLIGYYLITPQIVSYVTTISLITSNVAGKTKRTTVNIIYFVAVCTGNLIGPQMYRAKDAPKFTFFYTFNIACIAMTVVLIVVILLIYRRENARRDKLEAANGVVEFDPDSDFTDRTNPHFRYAY, from the exons ATGGCCCAACGCACCAGcatcgacaaggagaaggactTTGAGacggccgtctcggcgcctGTCGACGACATCAgccccgaggacgacaagcgTATCCGGCGCAAGATCGACGCCATCGTCCTCCCGGCCATGTTTATCATCTTTTGTCTCCAGTTT ctcgACAAAATCTGCATGAGCTACGCCGCGGTCATGGGCTTCATGGAGGATAACCACCTCACGACTGGGCAGTTCACCTGGCTTGGCAGCATCCTGT GGCTCGGCTTCCTGATCGGCCAGTACCCCCAGAACCTGCTCATGCAGAGGTTCCCCATCCCAAAGGTCCTCGCCGTGAACATTGTCATCTGGGGTGTGGTGCTGTGCATGATGGCCGTTGCGCACAACTTTGCTGGACTGATGGGGTGCCGATT CTTGTTGGGCTTTTGTGAGGCTTGCGTCACTCCCGGATTCGCAGTTATGACGGGACAGTGGTACAAGGTGCGCGAGCAGGGTGCTCGCACAGGCTTTTGGCTTTCGTTCGCCGGATTGGGCTTCATCATCGGCGGCTCGATGGGGTACGGCCTCGCCCAGGCCAACGACCAAGGcaagctcgccctcgccggctgGAAGGTTCTCTtcatcatcctcggcgtGGTGACCGTCGCCTCTGGTGTGGCATTCGGACTCGTGGTGCCCAATTCCCCTTCCACCGCGTGGTTCTtcaacgaggaggaccgcaagctcgccgtgctccgcGTGCGTGCCAACCAGCAGCCAACCAAGTCGGAATGGGACTGGAAGCAGTGTCGCGAGGCGATTCTCGACCCACTG ACCTGGTGCTACGCCGGCGTTGCATTCTTCTGCATGATTCCTTCGGGCGGCACGGGAAT CCTCTTTACCCTCCTGATCAAGTCGTTTGGCTTTACTTCTCTCCAgacgctcctccttggcATGGTCAATGCGTGGCTCTCTTTCAACTATGCCTTCTTCCCTTGGCTCGGAGACAAGATCAAGAACCGTTgtgccgtggccgccgtgtGGCCTCTTGTTGGCATCGCCGGGCTCGCCATGGTCTGGGCTGTCCCTACCCACCTTCGCGTCGTGCGCCTTATCGGCTACTACTT GATCACGCCACAGATCGTCTCGTATGTCACCACCATCTCGCTTATTACTTCCAACGTCGCGGGCAAGACAAAGCGCACGACAGTCAACATCATCTACTTTGTGGCTG TGTGCACTGGTAATCTCATCGGGCCGCAAATGTACCGTGCCAAAGACGCACCCAAGTTCACCTTTTTCTACACCTTCAACATTGCGTGCATCGCCATGACGGTTGTGCTGATCGTGGTTATTCTTCTCATTTATCGCCGTGAGAATGCCAGGcgcgacaagctcgaggccgcaAACGGTGTCGTGGAGTTTGATCCTGACAGCGACTTTACCGACCG CACCAACCCGCACTTCCGGTACGCTTACTAG
- the Pm20d2_1 gene encoding Peptidase M20 domain-containing protein 2: protein MRIESESVTGTAGFPATPAIRATIRAAIVAAADKLTAVSTWLHDNPEISFQEFKAHDKLTTFLESEGFSVDRHYAGLETAWKATFTRGTGPTFGLNSEYDALPGVGHACGHNLICVAGIASLIGLRAAMIAHDIKGTVVLLGTPAEESGDGKVRLLERGAYDGIEACMMAHPAGESGKGVDGLIRPCLAVRSIGVEFFGKPAHAANAPYQGVNALDAANIAYMSISSMRQQLRQGEMVHGIITHGGDAPNVIPKYTAMEYYCRCGDADRLDKLIAKIVPSFHAAALATGCEVKLDISGLCADLRHAAPLAEEYANVMESEFGQHIDVDLTEAGRRMGSTDFGNVTYAMPGCHPHFVITELPPKVHTAEFAAIAATAPAHEQTYRVASGMATVGVRFLTDKAFAERTKKAWRESMDEVGGLVDVAKWGANPAHLQ from the exons ATGCGCATCGAGTCAGAGAGCGTTACTGGCACCGCCGGCTTCCCCGCCACCCCAGCCATTCGAGCCACTATCCGCGCggccatcgtcgccgccgccgacaagctcacTGCCGTGTCAACATGGCTGCACGACAACCCCGAGATCTCGTTCCAAGAGTTCAAGGCGCACGACAAGCTCACGACGTTCCTCGAATCCGAGGGCTTTAGCGTTGATCGCCACTATGCGGGCCTGGAGACGGCGTGGAAGGCCACCTTTACGAGGGGCACCGGACCAACGTTCGGCCTCAACAGCGAGTACGATGCGCTTCCTGGCGTCGGACACGCGTGCGGGCACAACCTCATCTGTGTGGCTGGCATCGCCTCGTTGATAGGATTGCGGGCTGCCATGATCGCGCACGACATCAAAGGCACTGTCGTGCTCCTCGGAACGCCGGCTGAAGAGTCGGGAGACGGCAAGGTCCGACTGCTCGAGCGGGGCGCGTACGACGGTATCGAGGCGTGCATGATGGCCCATCCTgccggcgagtcgggcaagGGGGTTGACGGTCTCATTCGCCCCTGCCTCGCCGTGCGCAGCATTGGCGTCGAGTTCTTTGGCAAGCCCGCGCACGCGGCCAACGCGCCGTACCAGGGTGTCAACGCGCTGGACGCGGCCAATATCGCCTACATGTCCATCTCGTCCATGCGGCAGCAGCTACGACAGGGTGAAATGGTGCACGGTATCATCACCCATGGAGGGGATGCGCCGAATG TCATTCCAAAGTACACGGCCATGGAGTACTACTGTCGgtgcggcgacgccgaccggctcgacaagctcatcGCAAAGATCGTTCCCAGCTTCCACGCCGCGGCACTGGCAACAGGTTGCGAGGTCAAGCTCGATATTTCTGGGCTATGTGCCGACTTGCGACACGCTGCACCGCTTGCCGAGGAGTACGCAAACGTGATGGAGTCCGAGTTTGGGCAGCacatcgacgtcgacctgACCGAGGCTGGCCGACGCATGGGGAGCACCGACTTCGGTAACGTGACCTACGCGATGCCGGGCTGCCATCCGCACTTTGTGATTACCGAGCTGCCACCCAAGGTGCACACGGCCGAGTTTGCAGCCATTGCGGCCACAGCTCCAGCCCACGAGCAGACGTACCGTGTCGCGAGCGGCATGGCGACCGTCGGAGTGCGATTCCTGACGGACAAGGCGTTTGCCGAGCGCACCAAGAAGGCGTGGAGGGAGAGCATGGACGAAGTCGGCGGTCTTGTTGACGTCGCCAAATGGGGTGCCAACCCCGCGCATCTACAGTAG